One part of the Salmo salar chromosome ssa10, Ssal_v3.1, whole genome shotgun sequence genome encodes these proteins:
- the LOC100195399 gene encoding protein FAM43A (The RefSeq protein has 1 substitution compared to this genomic sequence), with product MLPWKKNKFDLIDEDKQSKQKGYAVSLNYSALTSFAKSCPESALNRVGSMFKSKRKKVKITSEDPTYTVLYLGNATTIQSKGEGCTDVAVSKIWGKSEMGKNGTKMKLTISSQGIRMVHVDDKARRPGHLYLLHRITYCVADPRLHKIFAWIYRHEMKHKAVMLRCHAVLVSKPEKAKAMALLLYQTSATALAEFKRLKRRDDARHQQQQLIGEQTIPLVPLRKLLNGQCYYKPPVERSRSAPKLGSITEDLIGEEEEEKAMLFECEDILDTNDDCVGNGKQELSQIISDLGEMCIGNDVQTLKADFRVTRLLSGESTGSESSIESNQEPISLSNGFEGGRCRK from the coding sequence ATGCTGCCTTGGAAGAAGAATAAGTTCGACCTGATAGATGAAGATAAACAGTCGAAGCAGAAGGGTTATGCCGTGAGTTTGAACTACTCTGCGCTGACCTCCTTTGCCAAGTCTTGTCCGGAGAGTGCTTTGAACAGGGTTGGAAGCATGTTCAAGTCAAAAAGGAAAAAGGTTAAAATTACCAGCGAAGACCCCACATACACGGTCCTCTACCTGGGCAATGCCACCACCATCCAGTCGAAAGGAGAAGGCTGTACGGACGTGGCTGTGAGCAAGATTTGGGGCAAGAGCGAAATGGGCAAAAATGGCACGAAGATGAAACTGACCATCAGCTCGCAGGGAATCCGGATGGTGCATGTGGACGACAAGGCGAGAAGACCGGGACATTTGTATTTATTGCACCGGATAACCTATTGCGTTGCCGACCCAAGGTTACACAAAATTTTCGCTTGGATATACCGTCATGAGATGAAGCACAAGGCAGTGATGCTGCGGTGCCATGCGGTGCTGGTGTCCAAGCCGGAGAAGGCAAAGGCCATGGCACTGCTTTTGTACCAGACCTCGGCAACAGCGCTTGCTGAATTTAAAAGACTTAAAAGGAGGGACGATGCAAGGCACCAGCAACAGCAGCTGATAGGGGAACAAACCATACCCCTTGTGCCCCTCAGGAAGCTTCTAAACGGACAGTGTTATTACAAACCCCCGGTGGAGCGCAGCAGGAGCGCACCCAAATTGGGCTCTATCACAGAGGACTTGatcggagaggaggaggaggagaaagcgaTGCTCTTTGAGTGTGAGGATATTCTAGACACGAATGACGATTGTGTGGGCAATGGTAAACAGGAGCTGTCCCAGATTATCAGTGACCTTGGAGAGATGTGCATTGGAAACGACGTACAAACACTAAAAGCGGACTTTAGAGTTACCCGACTCCTCTCCGGGGAGAGCACGGGCAGCGAATCGTCAATAGAAAGCAACCAGGAGCCAATTACGCTCTCAAATGGATTCGAGGGGGGAAGATGCAGGAAATAA
- the LOC106613660 gene encoding large subunit GTPase 1 homolog has protein sequence MGKKKSAMGLGRALIKERLNAGRGNKRGDTWLHTSELNDGYDWGRLNLQSVTEQSSMDDFLATAEMAGTEFVAEKLNIKFVPAEARAGLLTAEETAKLKKLHEENKQLLRIPRRPHWDEGTSPEVLQQTERDSFLEWRRELAELEEEQKMILTPFERNLDFWRQLWRVIERSDVVVQIVDARNPLLFRCPDLECYVKEVSRYKVNLLLVNKADLLTRQQRRIWARYFQREGLRAVFWSALVENERLEAEEKGMEVEEQEDEKSEAEDEDEGMPDNDNVSQRPEVEDNKEKNEEKSEEEEEEEEEESDMEGEQFKDCVAEGDWQTASEGEEASEGEEGEEASEGEEADDEESIDGSTHGSSFHNSSRLLTKDELLAIFKAAHDGPTLKEGELTVGLVGYPNVGKSSTINTILRNKKVSVSVTPGHTKHFQTLYVEPGLCLCDCPGLVMPSFVSTKAEMICCGILPIDQIRDHVPAISLVCQTIPRDVLEGTYGINIIRPREDEDPDRIPNYEELLMAYGYMRGFMTTHGQPDQSRSARYILKDYVVGKLLYCHPPPHISAADFQPQHSKFQTGDADGEDSKIGNKPSKVKRHENLVDKNFFHQENVRALTKGVQSFMGYKEGSVGQRELVSQMKPGLEQPVGKPWKKHGNRNKKEKVRRLTKHLDA, from the exons ATGGGTAAGAAGAAGTCTGCAATGGGGCTCGGGAGAGCACTGATAAAGGAGAGACTCAACGCAGGCCGAGGCAACAAGAGGGGCGATACTTGG CTCCACACCAGTGAACTGAATGATGGCTACGACTGGGGTCGTCTCAACCTGCAGTCAGTGACTGAACAGAGTTCTATGGATGACTTCCTTGCAACTGCTGAAATGGCTGGGACAGAGTTTGTTGCAG AAAAGCTCAACATCAAGTTTGTGCCAGCTGAAGCTCGGGCAGGATTACTGACAGCCGAGGAGACGGCAAAGCTGAAGAAGCTGCACGAGGAGAACAAACAACTCCTCAGAATTCCACGAAG GCCCCACTGGGATGAGGGCACCAGTCCAGAGGTCCtccagcagacagagagagacagcttcCTGGAGTGGAGACGAGAACTGGCAGa GCTTGAAGAGGAGCAGAAAATGATTCTCACACCTTTTGAGAGGAATTTGGATTTCTGGAGACAGCTCTGGAGAGTGATTGAGAGGAG TGACGTTGTTGTTCAGATTGTTGATGCCAGAAACCCATTGCTATTTCGTTGCCCTGACCTG GAGTGCTATGTAAAAGAGGTGTCCCGGTACAAGGTGAACTTGTTGCTGGTGAACAAGGCTGACCTGCTGACCCGGCAGCAGCGGAGGATCTGGGCCAGATACTTCCAGAGAGAGGGCCTCCGCGCTGTGTTCTGGTCCGCACTGGTGGAGAACGAGAGGCTGGAGGCagaggagaag GGAATGGAagtggaggagcaggaggatGAAAAGAGCGAAGCAGAGGATGAAGACGAGGGAATGCCAGACAACGACAATGTGAGCCAAAGACCGGAGGTAGAGGATAACAAGGAGAAGAATGAGGAAAagagcgaggaggaggaggaggaggaggaagaggagagcgatATGGAAGGGGAGCAGTTTAAAGACTGCGTAGCAGAGGGAGACTGGCAGACGGCATCAGAGGGTGAAGAGGCAtcagagggtgaggagggtgaaGAGGCATCAGAGGGTGAGGAGGCAGATGATGAAGAGAGTATAGATGGCTCCACCCACGGCTCCTCCTTCCACAACTCCAGTCGCCTGCTGACCAAAGATGAGCTGCTGGCCATATTTAAGGCTGCTCACGATGGGCCAACGTTGAAAGAGGGTGAGCTCACAGTGGGGCTG GTGGGGTATCCCAATGTGGGCAAAAGTTCGACCATCAACACCATTCTGAGAAATAAGAAGGTGTCCGTCTCAGTCACGCCTGGGCACACCAAGCACTTTCAG ACGCTGTACGTGGAGCcaggtctgtgtctgtgtgactgcccTGGCCTGGTCATGCCCTCCTTTGTGTCCACTAAAGCTGAGATGATCTGCTGTGGGATCCTGCCCATCGACCAGATACGAGACCATGTGCCTGCCATCTCTCTC GTGTGTCAGACAATTCCTCGGGATGTGCTGGAGGGCACCTATGGCATCAACATCATCCGCCCGCGAGAGGATGAGGATCCCGACCGCATACCCAACTATGAGGAGCTACTGATGGCCTATGGAT ACATGAGGGGCTTCATGACAACACACGGACAACCTGACCAGTCGAGATCAGCCCGTTACATTCTCAAGGATTACGTCGTT GGAAAACTGCTGTACTGCCACCCTCCTCCCCACATCAGTGCTGCAGACTTCCAGCCCCAGCACAGCAAGTTCCAGACCGGAGATGCAGACGGTGAAGACTCCAAGATAGGCAACAAACCGAGCAAAGTCAAGAGGCACGAGAATCTGGTCGACAAGAACTTCTTCCATCAG GAGAATGTTCGGGCGCTCACCAAGGGGGTCCAGTCTTTCATGGGTTACAAGGAAGGCAGCGTAGGCCAGCGTGAACTGGTAAGTCAAATGAAACCTGGCTTAGAACAGCCTGTGGGCAAACCCTGGAAGAAGCATGGCAACAGGAACAAGAAAGAGAAAGTACGCCGACTCACCAAGCACCTGGATGCCTGA
- the tmem44 gene encoding transmembrane protein 44, translating to MGVEAQSVTNGQSRAESLSFDFTSWWRHDIISSCFSNRQNVCISTGLVCLSVLLLLISCFMVVCLRCRGRDRNSGKEAACVLYCFFGNLCGTVGAFLSNQLALQVIMGGFMAAVEVIHFISIFPVFLCWNTRAEKRLRMMKRRRRQNFMAVSLLLVVGGGSYLTFRTSHGLVDRPLTGRRLLLTDLLHDRMEVLGYILGLLSFVIAWTSKFPDLSRAHRGESSRAHVSSGLLCSLAGALYTSAILLYDTQYEFVLRAMPWLLASTCGAALDLAIVVLSWCRKGTPEQQPGGGSPDTESLLGGSSPPTQHNPSGKTKQKHPLDLDGAPLRVLSSKKNLKFADMGHYMDVNIQPVRKVCLKEVTLSREEGVSESHPLRRTVRVVRVDEPCTSETFSDSSSLNSDLEWDFEDANAQWNKLPKEQEKVDGFPLQEWPKNLSPKPICSCGGII from the exons ATGGGAGTGGAAGCACAGAGTGTCACAAATGGCCAAAGCAGAGCAGAAAGCCTTTCGTTTGACTTTACGTCTTGGTGGCGCCACGACATTATATCGAGCTGTTTTTCAAACAGACAGAACGTTTGCATCTCGACCGGACTCGTCTGTTTGTCGGTGCTTCTTTTGTTAATATCATGTTTTAT GGTGGTATGTCTGAGATGCAGAGGCCGGGACAGGAATTCCGGCAAGGAGGCAGCCTGTGTCCTCTACTGTTTCTTTGGAAATTTGTGCGGCACCGTCGGGGCATTTCTCTCCAATCAGCTGGCTCTTCAG GTCATAATGGGTGGTTTTATGGCAGCTGTAGAAGTTATTCATTTCATCTCCATCTTCCCGGTATTTTTGTGTTGGAACACCAGAGCAG AGAAGAGGCtgaggatgatgaagaggaggaggaggcagaacTTCATGGCCGTGTCTCTGCTGTTGGTGGTGGGTGGAGGGAGCTACCTAACCTTCAGGACCAGCCATGGGCTTGTAGACAGACCTCTCACTGGGAGAAGACTTCTTCTCACTGACCTCCTGCAT GACCGTATGGAGGTCCTGGGATACATTCTTGGTCTGCTCTCTTTTGTGATTGCCTGGACCTCCAAGTTCCCTGACCTCTCCAGAGCA CACAGAGGGGAGAGTTCAAGGGCACACGTGTCCTCAGGGTTGCTGTGCTCTTTGGCCGGTGCCCTCTACACCTCGGCCATATTACTTTACGACACCCAGTATGAGTTTGTACTGAGAGCCATGCCGTGGCTCCTGGCGTCAACGTGCGGTGCAGCCCTGGATCTTGCT ATCGTGGTCCTGTCCTGGTGTAGGAAGGGTACCCCTGAGCAGCAGCCTGGAGGGGGTTCTCCAGATACAGAGAGTCTCCTGGGCGGCTCCTCTCCCCCCACTCAGCACAACCCCAGTGGgaagacaaaacaaaaacaccca TTGGACTTGGATGGAGCTCCTCTCCGGGTTCTCTCCAGTAAGAAGAATCTAAAGTTTGCCGATATGGGGCATTACATGGATGTCAACATTCAACCCGTGCGAAAG GTGTGTCTGAAGGAGGTGACCCTCTCTAGGGAGGAGGGGGTTTCAGAGAGCCATCCCCTCAGGAGGACAGTAAGGGTAGTGCGAGTGGACGAACCCTGCACCTCCGAAACGTTCTCAGACTCCTCATCCCTCAACTCGGATCTGGAG TGGGATTTTGAAGATGCAAATGCACAGTGGAACAAACTGCCAAAAGAGCAAGAGAAAGTGGATGGGTTTCCCCTGCAAGAATGGCCAAAGAACCTGAGCCCAAAACCCATCTGCAGCTGTGGTGGCATCATTTGA